A single region of the Bacteroidales bacterium genome encodes:
- a CDS encoding endonuclease/exonuclease/phosphatase family protein: protein MKKLFYPILFSALLILIAQLVFGQANQNKLAGKTFRIAFYNVENLYDTIDDPLINDADFLPGARIPWTSERYEVKLSRLADVIHALSQPQPVAVMGLCEVENKMVLEDLVRSPRIIPYRFQVIHRDSPDERGIDNAMIYDPDQFQPLNVLSIPVTFPFQPEDRTRNILYVRGLSSKIKNDTLHIFVNHWPSRSEGKEMSEPKRIMAAETLKALTDSIFSRNPNALIVIMGDFNDEPVDKSITEGLKVRPSTEMPANKGLYNLMDPLYRQGKGTLYYKDWDLFDQVIISGSFWNKEKGVIFYDREGRIFEPEWLMFKTDDGTLRPNRTAAKEYYGGYSDHLPVYIDFILKK, encoded by the coding sequence ATGAAAAAGCTCTTCTATCCAATCCTTTTCTCCGCTCTCCTGATTCTGATCGCACAATTGGTCTTCGGACAGGCCAATCAGAACAAACTGGCAGGCAAAACTTTCCGCATCGCCTTTTATAATGTTGAAAACCTCTATGATACTATTGACGATCCGCTTATCAATGATGCCGATTTTTTACCGGGAGCCAGGATTCCCTGGACAAGTGAGCGTTACGAGGTAAAACTCAGCCGGCTGGCAGATGTCATTCATGCTCTTTCCCAGCCACAGCCGGTTGCCGTCATGGGTTTATGTGAGGTTGAAAATAAAATGGTCCTTGAGGACCTGGTCCGCTCCCCGCGCATCATCCCCTATCGTTTCCAGGTCATTCATCGCGATAGTCCTGATGAAAGAGGGATTGATAATGCCATGATCTATGATCCGGATCAGTTCCAGCCTTTGAATGTCCTCAGCATCCCGGTGACTTTCCCTTTTCAACCGGAAGACCGCACCAGGAATATCCTCTATGTTAGAGGATTAAGCAGTAAGATAAAGAATGACACCCTGCATATCTTTGTCAACCATTGGCCATCCCGGTCGGAAGGAAAAGAAATGAGCGAACCGAAGCGGATCATGGCTGCCGAAACCCTGAAAGCCCTAACCGATTCTATATTCAGCCGAAATCCCAATGCGCTTATTGTGATTATGGGTGATTTCAACGATGAACCTGTTGATAAAAGCATCACAGAAGGATTGAAAGTTAGACCGTCTACAGAAATGCCGGCCAATAAAGGGCTATATAACCTGATGGATCCGCTTTACCGGCAAGGAAAGGGAACTTTGTATTATAAAGATTGGGATCTGTTTGACCAGGTAATCATCAGCGGCAGTTTCTGGAATAAGGAAAAAGGGGTAATCTTTTACGACCGCGAAGGGAGGATCTTTGAACCCGAATGGCTGATGTTTAAGACAGATGACGGGACATTACGTCCAAACCGCACTGCTGCTAAAGAATACTACGGTGGCTACAGCGATCATCTCCCTGTTTATATAGACTTTATACTGAAAAAATAA
- a CDS encoding RNA-binding S4 domain-containing protein, whose amino-acid sequence MVTSDTPDTDNVRVDKWLWAVRVYKTRSLATEACKAGRVRIGGHIVKPSREIRIKDEISIHLGIYTRTVRVIALLHNRVSAALVPGFLEDITPQAEYDKLKVQQEMKPEFRPRGVGRPTKKHRRLIDRLKNTKDFS is encoded by the coding sequence ATGGTCACATCAGACACACCCGATACCGATAATGTCCGTGTAGACAAATGGTTATGGGCAGTAAGGGTTTATAAAACGCGGAGCCTGGCCACGGAAGCCTGCAAAGCAGGAAGGGTCAGGATCGGCGGGCACATCGTTAAACCGTCACGGGAAATCCGCATTAAAGATGAGATTTCCATCCACCTGGGAATTTATACCAGGACCGTCAGGGTCATCGCCTTGCTCCACAATAGGGTGTCGGCAGCGCTGGTGCCTGGTTTCCTCGAGGATATTACCCCCCAGGCAGAATACGATAAGTTGAAGGTTCAGCAGGAGATGAAACCGGAGTTCCGCCCCAGGGGGGTTGGACGACCGACAAAAAAACACCGCCGGCTGATCGACCGGCTAAAAAATACGAAAGACTTTAGTTAA
- the der gene encoding ribosome biogenesis GTPase Der, producing the protein MPNIIAIVGRPNVGKSTLFNRLVKSRQAIVEETAGVTRDRHYGKSDWNGVEFSVIDTGGYVEGSDDIFEEEIRRQVELAIGESDVILFMVDVKDGLTGMDGDVSSMLRKSRKKVFLVANKVDNTYRTFDINEFYELGLGQVYGISSINGSGTGELLDDVVKEFKDTIAADIPDLPRIAVVGRPNVGKSSLINALLGVERHIVTPIAGTTRDTIFTPYNSFGFEFLLVDTAGLRKKGKVTENIEFYSVMRAVRAIEQSDVCLLMIDAGDGLEGQDLNILSLIEKNHKGVVILINKWDLAEKANNTMRDMETYIKSRTAPFTDIPIVFTSVLNKQRIFKAMEWARQVYENKNRQVPTSKLNELLLPIIEATPPPQTKGKYVKIKYITQLKTHYPTFAFFCNMPQYIKEPYARFLENKLRENFDFTGVPIQIFFRQK; encoded by the coding sequence ATGCCAAACATTATTGCAATAGTCGGCCGACCTAATGTCGGTAAATCAACGCTTTTCAACAGGCTGGTCAAAAGCCGTCAGGCCATTGTCGAAGAAACGGCAGGGGTTACCCGCGATCGTCATTACGGAAAGTCCGATTGGAACGGTGTTGAGTTCTCCGTGATCGATACGGGCGGGTATGTGGAAGGGTCGGATGATATCTTTGAAGAAGAGATCCGCCGGCAGGTGGAACTTGCCATCGGTGAATCCGATGTGATCCTTTTTATGGTCGATGTAAAAGACGGCTTGACCGGCATGGATGGGGACGTATCTTCCATGCTGCGGAAAAGCAGGAAAAAAGTGTTCCTGGTGGCCAATAAAGTAGATAATACCTACCGGACTTTTGACATCAATGAGTTTTACGAGCTGGGCCTCGGCCAGGTTTATGGGATTTCTTCCATTAACGGCAGCGGCACTGGCGAATTGCTGGATGATGTCGTCAAAGAATTTAAGGATACGATTGCCGCTGATATTCCTGACCTGCCGAGGATCGCGGTAGTCGGCCGCCCCAATGTGGGCAAGTCATCTCTGATCAACGCGCTGCTTGGCGTGGAAAGGCACATTGTCACTCCCATCGCCGGAACTACCCGTGATACCATCTTTACCCCCTACAACTCGTTCGGATTTGAATTTCTCCTGGTTGATACTGCAGGTTTGCGGAAGAAAGGGAAAGTAACGGAAAATATCGAATTCTATTCGGTCATGCGGGCTGTACGGGCCATTGAGCAGAGTGATGTCTGCCTGCTGATGATCGACGCGGGTGATGGTTTGGAAGGACAGGACCTGAATATCCTCAGCCTCATCGAAAAGAACCATAAAGGGGTGGTCATCCTGATCAATAAATGGGACCTGGCAGAGAAAGCAAATAATACCATGCGCGACATGGAAACTTACATAAAATCGCGCACAGCGCCTTTTACCGATATTCCCATCGTATTCACATCCGTGCTGAACAAACAACGCATTTTCAAAGCGATGGAATGGGCAAGGCAGGTTTATGAGAATAAAAACCGGCAGGTGCCAACATCCAAACTTAATGAATTGCTGCTTCCGATCATCGAAGCCACACCTCCGCCGCAGACCAAGGGCAAGTACGTTAAAATCAAGTACATCACCCAACTGAAGACACACTATCCAACCTTTGCCTTTTTCTGCAATATGCCCCAGTATATCAAAGAACCATATGCACGTTTCCTGGAAAATAAGCTGCGGGAAAATTTCGATTTCACCGGTGTGCCGATACAGATCTTTTTCAGGCAAAAATAA
- a CDS encoding phosphoenolpyruvate synthase, protein MPFSNIAYRAPKYYFSDTSFSKLMKRRIYHVLLISSAYDAFVLEDDGRIDEQIFIEYVSLNLRYPPQFILASSEKKAFELLRDEKIDLVIVMLSSEEMDTFGLAEKIKVKNPAIPIVVLTPFSREVTLKMNDASKSVIDYVFSWLGNADLLLAIIKLIEDKMNVDHDIQEVGVQAILLVEDSIRFYSSYLPNIYKIIFKQSKDFMTEGLNEHQMMLRMRGRPKILLATTYEEALGLYEKYKRNLLGIITDMSYPRNGQQEKYAGVKFCEKVQRDDPFMPILLQSSDKEGDDLAKKLKVGFINKNSKTISVELKNFIREYFAFGDFVFIDPESGEEIARATDLKSLQELLFQVPDEALRYQLVRNKLSKWLRARALFPLAEMLVDITLDDFADLDEVRRYLFDSIASFRISKSRGVIAQFRRERFDEYLTFTRIGEGSIGGKARGLAFLDMLIKRNRILEKWQGVYITIPRTVVLCTDIFDEFMEDNNLYEIALSDRSDEEILKEFVQARLPFRIHEDLYTLISYVRSPIAVRSSSLLEDSHYQPFAGVYSTYMVPYVVDNERIMMEMLSNAIKSVYASTYFKSSKAYMTATANIIDEEKMGIVMQTVAGTKYGNRFYPSFSGVARSINFYPLEPEKPEDGIASVALGLGKYIVDGGLALHFSPKYAKRVLQTYSPEAALRETQKYFYALDMHPEVFRPNIDDGINILKLPIKEAEADGSLKWLASTYDMQNGVLRDGVNYEGRKLVTFSNILKHNVFPLAEILQTILEIGQKEMGKPIEIEFAVDLNRPVNDPKIFYCLQIRPIVDNKESVTTNLEKVPKEKTIIYSKSALGNGAITDLCDIVYVKPESFNPAKNNELAERISKINDQFRNEHKNYILIGPGRWGSQDPWLGIPVKWPQISAARVIVESGLENYRIDPSQGTHFFQNLTSFRVGYFTVNPYMNDGFYDLNYLKNMPAVYEDEYIRHIHFDQPVLVEIDGKKNLGVIYKV, encoded by the coding sequence ATGCCATTCTCCAATATAGCCTACCGGGCTCCTAAATATTACTTCAGCGATACATCGTTCAGTAAGCTCATGAAACGAAGGATCTATCATGTCCTCCTGATTTCCAGCGCTTATGATGCATTTGTCCTGGAAGACGACGGCAGGATCGACGAACAGATCTTCATCGAATATGTATCCCTCAACCTTCGTTATCCCCCGCAATTTATCCTTGCTTCTTCTGAGAAGAAAGCTTTCGAACTTTTGCGTGATGAAAAAATAGACCTGGTCATCGTTATGCTTAGCTCCGAAGAAATGGATACCTTCGGCCTGGCGGAAAAAATCAAGGTTAAAAACCCTGCCATTCCTATCGTTGTCCTGACCCCGTTTTCCAGGGAAGTCACCCTGAAAATGAATGATGCAAGCAAAAGCGTCATCGATTATGTCTTCAGCTGGCTGGGTAATGCCGACCTGCTGCTGGCCATCATTAAACTCATCGAGGACAAGATGAATGTCGACCACGACATCCAGGAAGTCGGCGTACAGGCTATTTTGCTGGTGGAAGATTCCATCAGGTTCTATTCAAGCTATCTGCCTAACATCTATAAGATTATCTTCAAACAATCGAAGGATTTCATGACTGAAGGCCTGAACGAGCACCAGATGATGCTGAGGATGCGCGGCAGGCCGAAAATCCTGCTGGCAACCACCTATGAAGAGGCGCTTGGATTATATGAGAAATATAAACGTAACCTGCTGGGGATCATCACCGATATGAGTTATCCAAGGAACGGGCAGCAGGAAAAATACGCCGGGGTGAAGTTCTGTGAAAAAGTGCAACGCGACGATCCATTTATGCCTATCCTGCTGCAATCGTCTGACAAGGAAGGGGATGATCTGGCTAAAAAACTGAAAGTGGGCTTTATCAACAAGAACTCAAAAACCATTTCGGTTGAATTAAAGAATTTCATCAGGGAATATTTTGCCTTCGGCGATTTTGTTTTTATTGATCCCGAATCCGGTGAAGAGATCGCCCGTGCAACAGACCTTAAGAGTCTGCAGGAATTACTGTTCCAGGTGCCTGATGAAGCTTTGCGTTACCAGCTGGTCCGGAATAAGCTCTCCAAGTGGCTCAGGGCAAGGGCTTTGTTTCCGCTTGCTGAAATGCTGGTCGATATCACGCTTGACGATTTCGCTGACCTGGATGAAGTCCGCCGTTATCTTTTCGACTCCATAGCCAGCTTCCGCATCAGCAAGTCAAGGGGTGTCATCGCCCAGTTCCGCCGGGAACGCTTCGATGAATACCTGACTTTTACCAGGATCGGTGAAGGATCTATTGGCGGGAAAGCCCGTGGATTGGCGTTTCTCGACATGCTCATCAAACGCAACCGCATCCTCGAGAAATGGCAGGGCGTCTATATTACCATCCCGCGTACAGTCGTTCTTTGTACCGATATCTTCGATGAATTCATGGAGGATAATAACCTTTATGAGATTGCCTTGTCGGACCGAAGCGATGAGGAAATCCTGAAGGAGTTTGTGCAGGCCCGCCTTCCCTTCCGCATCCATGAAGACCTTTATACCCTGATTTCGTATGTCCGCAGCCCCATCGCGGTCAGGTCGTCCAGCTTGTTGGAAGATTCACATTACCAGCCCTTTGCAGGCGTCTATTCAACTTATATGGTGCCTTATGTCGTGGATAATGAACGCATAATGATGGAAATGCTCAGCAATGCAATCAAAAGCGTTTATGCTTCTACCTATTTCAAATCGAGCAAGGCTTACATGACGGCGACAGCCAATATTATTGACGAAGAAAAAATGGGCATTGTCATGCAGACTGTTGCAGGCACCAAATATGGAAACCGCTTCTATCCTTCCTTTTCCGGAGTCGCTCGCTCGATCAATTTTTACCCGCTTGAACCTGAGAAACCCGAAGACGGTATTGCAAGCGTAGCGCTGGGGTTAGGAAAATATATTGTTGATGGCGGCCTGGCCCTGCACTTTTCTCCTAAATACGCTAAGAGGGTTTTGCAGACTTATTCTCCCGAGGCGGCTTTGAGGGAAACACAAAAATACTTCTATGCCCTTGATATGCACCCTGAAGTTTTCCGGCCAAATATCGATGACGGGATCAATATCCTGAAGCTTCCCATTAAAGAAGCCGAGGCCGACGGCTCATTAAAATGGCTGGCGTCTACCTATGACATGCAAAATGGCGTACTGAGGGATGGGGTGAATTATGAAGGCAGGAAATTGGTCACTTTTTCAAATATCCTCAAGCATAATGTTTTCCCACTTGCTGAAATCCTGCAGACAATCCTTGAAATCGGACAGAAAGAAATGGGCAAACCGATCGAGATCGAATTTGCTGTTGATCTGAACCGGCCGGTTAACGATCCAAAGATATTCTATTGCCTGCAAATCAGGCCGATAGTGGATAACAAAGAAAGTGTAACAACAAACCTGGAGAAAGTTCCTAAAGAGAAGACCATTATTTACTCTAAATCTGCTCTTGGCAACGGGGCCATAACAGATCTTTGCGATATCGTTTACGTTAAGCCTGAATCGTTCAACCCGGCTAAAAACAACGAACTTGCTGAACGTATCAGTAAAATAAATGATCAATTCAGGAATGAACATAAAAACTATATCCTGATTGGACCGGGCCGCTGGGGCTCACAAGACCCCTGGCTTGGCATCCCGGTGAAATGGCCCCAGATTTCCGCTGCCCGGGTGATTGTAGAATCAGGCCTTGAAAATTACCGCATAGACCCCAGCCAGGGGACCCACTTTTTCCAGAACCTGACCTCTTTCCGGGTAGGTTATTTCACGGTCAACCCATACATGAATGATGGTTTTTACGATCTGAATTACCTTAAGAACATGCCAGCCGTTTATGAAGATGAATACATCAGGCATATTCATTTCGATCAGCCTGTCCTGGTGGAAATAGACGGGAAGAAAAACCTCGGCGTTATTTATAAGGTTTAA
- the era gene encoding GTPase Era has product MAHQAGFVNIIGKPNVGKSTLINALTGEKISIITHKAQTTRQRIIGIVNNEEYQIVFSDTPGMMQPHYKLQEAMMKEVESAFEDADILLYLVEIGESANQEEIISKIKDTKIPVIVVINKIDLTDQPTLESKIREWQQVFPDSDIIPVSALRKANLQSVFASILAKLPESPAYYDKDAITDKSVRFFVAEKIREKILLNYRKEIPYSVEIAVDQYKETEALIHIIAYIFVARESQKAIILGHQGLAIKRVGTQSRIELEAWLGKKIFLELSVKVVKDWRNSENELKKFGYDL; this is encoded by the coding sequence ATGGCTCACCAAGCCGGCTTCGTCAATATCATCGGGAAACCTAATGTCGGGAAATCCACCCTGATCAATGCCCTCACCGGGGAAAAGATTTCCATCATCACCCATAAAGCCCAGACTACCCGGCAGAGGATCATCGGGATCGTTAATAATGAAGAATACCAGATAGTCTTTTCAGATACCCCTGGTATGATGCAGCCTCATTATAAACTGCAGGAGGCTATGATGAAAGAGGTCGAATCTGCTTTTGAAGATGCAGATATCCTGCTCTACCTGGTTGAAATAGGCGAATCTGCCAACCAGGAAGAGATCATCAGTAAGATCAAAGACACGAAAATACCGGTAATCGTGGTGATCAACAAAATAGACCTTACTGACCAGCCAACGCTTGAATCGAAGATCAGGGAATGGCAGCAGGTCTTTCCTGATTCCGACATCATTCCGGTTTCGGCTTTGCGGAAAGCCAATCTTCAATCCGTATTCGCCTCGATCCTGGCTAAATTACCCGAAAGCCCCGCTTATTATGATAAAGATGCCATAACCGATAAGAGCGTACGGTTCTTTGTTGCAGAGAAAATCCGGGAAAAGATCCTGCTGAATTACCGGAAAGAGATCCCCTACTCTGTGGAAATTGCTGTCGATCAATATAAAGAAACTGAAGCGCTTATTCACATTATTGCCTACATTTTCGTGGCCCGTGAATCACAAAAGGCCATCATCCTGGGCCACCAGGGCCTGGCCATCAAACGGGTAGGTACCCAGTCACGGATAGAACTTGAAGCATGGCTCGGCAAAAAGATCTTTCTTGAACTGAGCGTAAAGGTGGTAAAAGACTGGAGAAACAGTGAAAATGAGCTGAAGAAGTTCGGATATGACCTCTGA
- a CDS encoding dihydroorotase, with the protein MPGNYYIHNARIVNEGEIFHGSLIIRDGMIHKVIRDEVTEGYHEEFKGMPSLDTGGKFLIPGVIDDQVHFREPGLTHKGEIFTESRAAVAGGVTSFMDMPNTIPQTLTQELLEQKYSLGAEKSLANYSFYIGASNDNLDEILKTDPLNVCGLKLFMGASTGNMLVENPETLDNIFSKVKFLIAVHCEDETTIRSNMEHFRELYGEDVPLFAHPLIRSEEACYRSTSLAIQLAKKYNTRLHVLHLSTAHEMALFSNDRPLADKKITAEVCVHHLWFSDNDYLTLGNRIKWNPAIKSAHDRGTLWKALLEDKLDVIATDHAPHTLEEKANIYLKAPSGGPLVQHSLPAMLDFYQQGRISLEKVVEKMCHAPAVCFKVDRRGFIREGYWADLALIDPDQPWEVNPSNIFYKCGWSPFEGHAFSSKITHTFVNGNLVYEAEPQLLESHFDESVRGMRLKFNR; encoded by the coding sequence ATGCCAGGGAATTACTATATACATAATGCCCGGATTGTAAATGAGGGTGAAATATTTCATGGCAGTCTGATTATCAGGGATGGAATGATCCATAAGGTGATCAGGGATGAAGTAACTGAAGGTTATCATGAGGAATTCAAAGGGATGCCATCCCTGGATACAGGGGGAAAATTCCTTATACCTGGCGTGATCGACGACCAGGTCCATTTCCGCGAGCCAGGCCTTACCCACAAAGGTGAGATTTTTACCGAAAGCCGCGCCGCCGTTGCAGGGGGTGTGACCTCTTTTATGGATATGCCTAATACGATTCCACAAACCCTCACCCAGGAATTGCTGGAACAGAAGTACAGCCTGGGGGCAGAAAAATCGCTCGCAAACTATTCCTTTTACATCGGAGCGTCGAACGATAACCTTGATGAAATCCTTAAGACCGATCCGTTAAATGTCTGCGGGCTTAAGCTTTTTATGGGCGCTTCAACCGGCAATATGCTGGTCGAAAATCCCGAAACTCTGGACAATATTTTCAGTAAGGTAAAATTCCTGATAGCGGTCCATTGTGAAGACGAGACTACAATCAGGAGCAATATGGAGCACTTCCGGGAGCTTTACGGCGAGGATGTGCCGCTATTCGCCCACCCGCTTATCCGCAGTGAGGAAGCCTGTTACAGGTCTACATCCCTGGCGATACAGTTAGCCAAAAAATATAATACACGGCTGCATGTGCTTCATTTGTCGACGGCTCATGAAATGGCCCTTTTCAGCAACGACCGTCCGCTTGCTGACAAAAAGATAACGGCAGAGGTTTGTGTCCATCACCTGTGGTTTTCCGATAACGATTACCTGACCCTGGGCAACCGGATCAAATGGAACCCGGCCATCAAGTCGGCCCATGACCGCGGAACATTATGGAAAGCCCTTTTGGAAGATAAGCTTGACGTGATAGCGACCGATCATGCCCCCCACACCCTGGAAGAAAAAGCAAACATTTATTTAAAAGCGCCTTCAGGTGGACCACTGGTCCAGCATTCCCTGCCGGCGATGCTGGATTTTTACCAGCAGGGTCGGATAAGCCTGGAAAAGGTGGTCGAAAAAATGTGCCATGCCCCGGCAGTTTGTTTCAAGGTCGACCGGCGTGGTTTCATCCGGGAAGGTTATTGGGCCGACCTGGCCCTTATCGATCCTGACCAGCCCTGGGAGGTCAATCCTTCCAATATCTTTTATAAATGTGGCTGGTCTCCTTTTGAAGGGCATGCGTTTAGTTCAAAAATAACCCATACTTTTGTCAATGGAAATTTAGTGTATGAGGCGGAGCCGCAACTTCTTGAAAGTCATTTTGATGAATCTGTCAGGGGTATGCGGTTGAAATTTAACCGATAA
- a CDS encoding polyprenol monophosphomannose synthase: MSDSLVIIPTYNEKENIEKIIRFVFSLPKVFHVLIVEDNSPDGTADIVRKLMKEFPDKLFMEERKGKLGLGTAYIHGFKWALAKGYEYIFEMDADFSHNPADLLKLYDSCASQGADLVVGSRYIRGVNVVNWPMGRILMSYYASAYVRFITRMKVRDTTAGFVCYTRKVLDTINLDRIRFIGYAFQIEMKYTAWKLGFKIYEEPIIFTDRTEGQSKMSSGIFKEAVLGVISLRCRNIRKIHRK, from the coding sequence GTGTCAGATAGTTTAGTCATCATCCCTACTTATAACGAGAAGGAGAATATTGAAAAGATCATCCGGTTTGTTTTCTCATTACCGAAGGTTTTTCATGTGCTGATCGTTGAGGATAATTCTCCTGACGGGACGGCTGATATTGTCAGAAAGCTCATGAAAGAATTTCCTGACAAGCTATTCATGGAAGAGAGAAAAGGAAAGCTTGGCCTGGGAACAGCTTACATTCACGGTTTTAAATGGGCACTGGCAAAAGGGTATGAATATATCTTTGAAATGGATGCCGATTTTTCCCATAACCCTGCCGATTTGCTGAAATTGTATGATTCCTGTGCCTCGCAAGGCGCTGACCTTGTGGTCGGGTCCAGGTATATCCGGGGTGTGAATGTGGTGAACTGGCCGATGGGAAGGATATTGATGTCATATTACGCCTCGGCCTATGTGCGCTTTATAACCCGTATGAAGGTGCGTGATACTACAGCAGGCTTTGTTTGTTATACCAGGAAAGTGCTGGACACTATTAACCTTGACCGTATCCGGTTTATCGGTTATGCTTTTCAGATTGAAATGAAATATACTGCCTGGAAGCTCGGATTCAAGATTTATGAGGAGCCCATCATTTTTACCGACCGGACAGAAGGCCAGTCGAAGATGAGTTCCGGGATCTTCAAGGAAGCCGTGCTTGGCGTCATCAGCCTGCGATGCAGAAATATCAGGAAAATCCACCGCAAATAG
- a CDS encoding SLC13 family permease, with amino-acid sequence MLLTDVAMTVAESSSAIPSIGPVRVEFILFALTLIGVALFHKRTMYVALTGLAAVLIFKFIFDPSFNLGHHILGSAGEEGEWRILLNLMGLLFGFAILAKHFEESNIPKILPKFLPDDWKGGLVLLVMVFFLSAFLDNIAAAMIGGTIAMVVFKGKVHIGYLAAIIAASNAGGAGSVIGDTTTTLMWIDGVEAVWVMHAYVASFAGFLIFGIFGSIQQHKFQPIIKDSGPGVKIDWGKIFIVVLILVGAIATNIMFDFPALGVWTAIIMGNLMRNTPWQELKHAWQGTIFLVSLVTIASMMPVEELPPASWQTAFILGFVSAVFDNIPLTKLCLEQGGYDWGILAYTVGFGGSMIWFGSSAGVALSNMYPKTKDTVSYIKSGWHVALAYVVSFFVMLGVVGWHPHAPHKKGMDANTPAMQITPDETPK; translated from the coding sequence ATGCTGCTTACCGATGTTGCCATGACCGTTGCGGAGAGCTCTTCTGCAATACCTTCCATCGGCCCTGTCAGGGTTGAATTTATCTTGTTCGCCCTCACACTCATCGGGGTGGCACTGTTCCATAAAAGGACCATGTATGTTGCTTTAACCGGACTTGCAGCGGTGCTGATCTTTAAATTCATTTTCGATCCCTCCTTCAACCTGGGCCATCATATACTTGGCTCAGCAGGGGAAGAAGGTGAATGGCGGATATTGCTCAACCTGATGGGTCTTTTATTTGGTTTTGCTATCCTGGCCAAGCATTTTGAAGAATCAAATATTCCGAAGATACTTCCAAAATTTTTACCAGATGACTGGAAAGGCGGGCTGGTACTGCTTGTCATGGTATTTTTTCTCTCTGCCTTCCTCGACAATATTGCCGCGGCCATGATTGGAGGAACTATCGCGATGGTGGTTTTTAAAGGTAAAGTACATATCGGCTACCTCGCAGCTATTATCGCGGCAAGTAATGCGGGCGGAGCCGGAAGTGTTATCGGGGATACGACAACAACCCTGATGTGGATCGATGGCGTTGAAGCTGTATGGGTAATGCATGCATATGTTGCTTCTTTTGCAGGATTTTTAATCTTTGGAATTTTCGGATCAATCCAACAACATAAATTCCAGCCTATTATCAAAGATTCGGGTCCAGGTGTAAAGATCGACTGGGGAAAAATCTTTATTGTGGTTTTGATATTGGTTGGGGCCATTGCTACAAATATCATGTTTGATTTTCCGGCACTGGGCGTTTGGACAGCCATCATTATGGGAAATCTGATGCGAAATACTCCCTGGCAGGAGTTGAAACACGCCTGGCAGGGAACGATCTTTTTAGTGTCGCTGGTGACGATTGCTTCCATGATGCCTGTGGAAGAGCTTCCGCCGGCTTCATGGCAGACCGCCTTCATCCTCGGATTCGTTTCAGCAGTTTTTGATAATATTCCACTCACCAAGCTTTGCCTTGAACAAGGCGGATATGATTGGGGAATACTGGCTTACACGGTTGGTTTTGGCGGTTCCATGATATGGTTCGGCTCTTCTGCAGGTGTTGCGCTTTCAAATATGTACCCTAAAACAAAAGACACGGTTAGTTATATAAAAAGCGGGTGGCATGTTGCATTAGCCTATGTGGTCAGTTTTTTTGTGATGCTGGGCGTGGTGGGATGGCATCCTCATGCCCCTCATAAAAAGGGAATGGATGCTAACACTCCAGCAATGCAAATCACGCCTGATGAAACCCCCAAATAA